A single genomic interval of Staphylococcus hyicus harbors:
- a CDS encoding S8 family serine peptidase — protein MNLRLTFSFSLFFIIIITSFIVLNDRHNNWAWDILKTENQTYQKNNLKVAILDSGIKNKRINDEYVVKRYDAIKNNNQFVTSSNHGSQVASIISYGKSSNTLIGVNKNVDIYDVKVLDDNLVGTPEDIARGIEWCIKYDVNIINMSFGIQKYDPDLHKIIKKANDKGIILVGAAGNNLDNNSDFPARFKEVYSITAIDKDKQVFLYSPNKNIDFRAPGVDVYTLNGEDKIVKDSGSSFSAAYFTSYLIANVDSTKNFIDTIKNYPLKYKENET, from the coding sequence ATGAATCTTAGATTAACTTTTAGTTTTTCATTATTTTTTATTATAATTATTACAAGTTTTATTGTCTTAAATGATAGGCACAATAATTGGGCTTGGGATATTTTAAAAACTGAGAACCAAACTTATCAAAAAAACAATTTGAAAGTTGCTATATTAGATAGTGGCATAAAAAACAAAAGAATAAATGACGAGTATGTAGTTAAACGATACGATGCTATCAAAAATAACAATCAATTTGTTACTTCTAGTAATCACGGCTCCCAAGTGGCGAGTATAATTTCCTATGGTAAATCTTCTAATACACTTATTGGTGTCAATAAAAATGTTGATATTTACGATGTTAAAGTTTTAGATGACAATTTAGTAGGTACTCCTGAAGACATAGCTAGAGGGATTGAATGGTGCATAAAATACGACGTCAATATTATTAATATGAGTTTTGGAATACAAAAATACGATCCTGATTTACATAAAATCATTAAAAAAGCAAATGACAAAGGTATAATATTAGTTGGTGCAGCTGGGAATAATTTAGATAACAACAGTGACTTTCCAGCTCGTTTTAAAGAAGTGTATTCTATTACAGCAATTGATAAGGACAAACAAGTTTTTCTCTATTCCCCAAATAAAAATATTGATTTCAGAGCCCCTGGTGTAGATGTGTATACTTTAAATGGAGAAGATAAAATTGTTAAAGACAGTGGGTCTTCTTTTTCTGCTGCTTATTTTACATCTTATTTAATTGCCAATGTTGATTCCACTAAAAATTTTATAGATACAATAAAAAATTACCCATTAAAATATAAGGAGAATGAAACATGA
- a CDS encoding metallophosphoesterase family protein: MNDLHIDHWVMNNKSYEKHKKSVKAFINRLIENSYIIDKNVLIIAGDISHYNYVTYWVIEEFSNHFKKVFFVNGNHDYYLITRSQRSKYRNDSLSRVFELNNLLSQLNNVTFFSSFTGNVTEKYGGVRFAGCTMTSLPIGEEEISFYNGFMNDKKYISHEPKLYNDKDINAYNTVISDFRPNIFISHYPLVRTYSHNKHLNDGSIGSYMCIVERHIAPINIFGHVHESDVCYEVANSKHISNALGYPTENLNSKIKTFNFKVR; this comes from the coding sequence ATAAATGACTTACATATCGATCACTGGGTTATGAATAACAAAAGCTATGAAAAACATAAGAAATCTGTTAAAGCTTTTATCAATCGTCTTATTGAAAATAGTTATATCATCGATAAAAATGTTTTAATAATTGCTGGTGACATATCACATTATAACTATGTAACTTATTGGGTTATTGAAGAATTTAGCAATCATTTTAAAAAGGTGTTTTTTGTAAATGGAAACCACGATTACTACTTAATTACTAGAAGTCAACGTTCTAAATACAGAAATGATAGCTTAAGTAGAGTATTCGAATTAAATAACTTACTTAGCCAATTAAACAATGTGACATTCTTTAGTAGTTTCACAGGTAACGTGACTGAGAAATATGGTGGAGTAAGATTTGCAGGTTGCACTATGACGAGCCTACCTATAGGTGAAGAGGAGATAAGTTTTTACAATGGCTTTATGAATGATAAGAAATATATTTCTCATGAGCCAAAACTATATAATGATAAAGATATTAATGCTTATAACACTGTTATAAGTGATTTTAGACCTAATATATTTATTTCTCATTATCCATTGGTTAGAACTTATAGTCATAATAAACATTTAAACGATGGGTCTATAGGTTCTTATATGTGTATAGTTGAGAGGCATATAGCTCCTATTAATATTTTCGGTCATGTTCATGAAAGTGATGTGTGTTATGAAGTAGCAAATTCTAAGCATATTAGTAATGCGCTAGGTTATCCAACAGAAAACTTAAATTCAAAAATCAAAACTTTTAATTTTAAAGTAAGATAA
- a CDS encoding SAR2788 family putative toxin — protein sequence MKFKIFVSILAFVVTFMYGGVADAAEVLTKKDIENEKTQINDNHVHVNSYSTTDSNIVENKYNSKDLTIESIVEHNENTDTITADARLKDKYGNDIDKTFDIKFTRLVNENDFSAEFIDKSTGDKIVYDTHKVNASVWPVVGVLVGYLAKHGIKLAIKKYGKNVVTSMIRTSPKVAVEAAKKLGYSPTKSYSHGKKVFKKNKRGNPMYITPDADSHSGGAWKGASSIKNLGSKKTRSGTYDANLKRIGD from the coding sequence ATGAAATTTAAAATTTTTGTTAGCATTTTAGCTTTTGTTGTAACCTTTATGTACGGAGGCGTTGCTGATGCAGCGGAAGTTTTAACTAAGAAGGATATAGAGAATGAAAAAACACAAATAAATGATAATCATGTTCATGTTAATTCGTACTCAACAACCGACTCTAATATAGTTGAAAATAAATACAATTCTAAAGATTTAACAATTGAAAGTATAGTAGAACATAATGAAAACACTGATACTATTACGGCAGATGCTAGGTTAAAGGATAAATACGGCAACGATATTGACAAAACTTTTGATATCAAATTTACAAGATTAGTTAACGAAAATGATTTCTCTGCTGAATTTATTGATAAAAGCACAGGTGATAAGATTGTATATGATACTCATAAGGTCAATGCTTCAGTTTGGCCAGTAGTTGGTGTTTTAGTTGGATATTTAGCTAAGCATGGTATAAAACTTGCTATAAAAAAATATGGTAAAAATGTTGTAACATCTATGATTCGTACAAGCCCAAAGGTTGCTGTTGAAGCTGCTAAAAAGTTAGGTTATTCTCCAACAAAATCTTATTCACACGGTAAAAAAGTGTTTAAAAAAAATAAACGAGGTAACCCAATGTATATAACTCCTGACGCCGATAGCCATAGTGGCGGAGCTTGGAAAGGAGCTAGCAGTATTAAGAATTTGGGCAGTAAAAAAACACGTAGTGGCACATATGATGCTAATTTAAAGAGAATTGGTGATTAA